One Anabas testudineus chromosome 15, fAnaTes1.2, whole genome shotgun sequence genomic window carries:
- the lrrc73 gene encoding leucine-rich repeat-containing protein 73, which translates to MLPASIQITGELLSAAEVQDICESLKEDSVRLLSVRGCQLSDRDFGRVCRSVAESRSLAQLNLNLGVVSSISRTRHLADALKTNRSLQTLFLHGSPLLDAGLVTLNPALSTHPTLVCLDLGDCMLGDEALGLICGMLPPDGAKSGLRELTLSANPGISSKGWARLAIAVAHSSQLRVLNLDYNPLGDQIAGMLAVAVASSRTLEVLDLEGTGLTNQSAQVFLDMVENYPTSLRVLVLSENDISPELQQQICDLLSEGEEDDDREAPSQVPGPASSSALLPIRDKYQPIRDKYQPPIWLPHSNSSPQMVLLTSGLGESFLAETEM; encoded by the exons ATGCTGCCAGCCTCCATTCAGATCACAGGGGAGCTGCTGTCGGCAGCTGAGGTTCAGGACATCTGTGAGAGTCTGAAGGAGGACAGCGTCCGGCTGCTGTCAGTCCGTGGCTGCCAGCTCTCCGACCGTGACTTTGGACGTGTCTGCCGCAGTGTTGCAGAGTCGCGCTCACTCGCTCAGCTCAACCTCAACCTGGGCGTCGTCTCCAGCATTAGTCGGACACGACACCTGGCCGACGCCCTGAAGACCAACAGATCTCTGCAGACCCTGTT tctCCATGGAAGCCCACTGTTGGATGCAGGCCTGGTGACTCTGAACCCGGCCCTGTCGACCCACCCAACGCTGGTCTGTCTCGATCTGGGAGACTGCATGCTCGGAGACGAGGCTCTGGGTCTGATCTGTGGGATGCTGCCACCAGATGGAGCAAAGTCAG GTTTGAGGGAGCTGACTCTGAGCGCTAACCCAGGAATCAGCTCTAAAGGCTGGGCTCGTCTTGCCATCGCTGTTGCTCACAGCTCCCAGCTCCGAGTGCTCAACCTGGACTACAACCCGCTGG GCGACCAGATTGCAGGCATGCTGGCGGTTGCTGTGGCCTCCAGCAGGACCCTGGAGGTCCTGGACCTGGAGGGGACTGGACTGACCAACCAATCAGCACAG GTGTTCTTGGACATGGTGGAGAACTACCCGACCAGTCTGCGGGTTCTGGTTCTGTCAGAGAATGACATCAGTCCTGAGCTCCAGCAGCAGATCTGTGACCTGCTGTctgaaggagaggaggatgatgacAGAGAGGCTCCATCCCAGGTGCCAGGCCCCGCCTCTAGCAGTGCCCTTCTGCCAATCAGGGACAAGTACCAGCCCATCAGAGACAAGTACCAGCCCCCCATCTGGCTACCCCACAGCA ACTCCAGCCCCCAGATGGTTTTGCTGACATCAGGTCTAGGTGAGAGCTTTTTGGCTGAGACTGAGATGTGA
- the LOC117152955 gene encoding NLR family CARD domain-containing protein 3-like yields the protein MKQEELADCLQRKLITSVYHRKFKSKLKKKFQCVFEGIAKAGNPTLLNQIYTELYITEGGTGEVNDEHEVRQIETASRKPDRPETTIRQEDIFKGSPGREEPIRTVMTKGMAGIGKTVLTQKFTLDWAEDKANQDIQFTFPLTFRELNVLKEKKFSLVELVHHFFTETKEAGICRFEEFRVVFILDGLDECRLPLDFSNNQILTDVTESTSVDVLLTNLIRGNLLPSAHLWITTRPAAANQIPPECVDMVTEVRGFTDPQKEEYFRKRFRDEEQTRRIISHIKTSRSLHIMCHIPVFCWITATVLEDVLKTREGGELPKTVTEMYIHFLVVQSKVKNIKYDGGAGTDPHWSPESRKMIESLGKLAFEQLQKGNLIFYESDLTECGIDIRAASVYSGVFTQIFKEERGLYQDKVFCFIHLSVQEFLAALHVHLTFINSGVNLLSAQQSTHQESETREDKCVETNFYQSAVDEALQSPNGHLDLFLRFLLGLSLQTNQTLLQGLLTQTGSGSQTNQETVQYIKKKISENLPAEKSINLFHCLNELNDGSLVEEIQQYLRSRYLSRQDLSHTDWSTLVSILLSSEKHLHVFDLKKYSASEEALLRLLPVVEASKKALLSGCNLTERSCKALSSVLSSQSSCLRELDLSNNNLQDSGIGLLSDGLKSPDCKLETLRLSGCLITEEGCVSLASALSSNPSHLRELDLSYNHPGESGAKLLSAGLDNLRVEPVGVRWMRPGLRKYFCQLTIDTNTVNRKLRLTDNNRRVTHAKEDQSYPDHPDRFVDWPQLLCRNGLIARFYWEVEWSGVVDITVSYRRIRRRGNRTDNRFGLNDQSWSLFCSDGRYSVWHNNRQTLISSSSSSSGRVSVYVDCPAGTLSFYRVSSDQLIHLHTFNTTFTEPLYPGFGFWLDSGSSVSLCSL from the exons atgaagcaggaggagctggctgactgtctgcagagaa aacTTATTACCTCAGTTTATCATCGTAAATTCAAATCtaagctgaagaagaagttccagtgtgtgtttgaggggatcgctaaagcaggaaacccaacccttctgaaccagatctacacagagctctacatcacagagggagggactggagaggtcaatgatgaacatgaggtcagacagattgaaacagcatccaggaaaccagacagaccagaaacaaccatcagacaagaagacatctttaaaggctcacctggaagagaggaaccaatcagaacagtgatgacaaagggaatggctggcattgggaaaacagtcttaacacagaagttcactctggactgggctgaagacaaagccaaccaggacatacagttcacatttccattgaccttcagagagctgaatgtgctgaaagagaaaaagttcagcttggtggaacttgttcatcacttctttactgaaaccaaagaagcaggaatctgcaggtttgaagagttccgggttgtgttcatcttggacggtctggatgagtgtagacttcctctggacttcagcaacaatcagatcctgactgatgttacagagtccacctcagtggatgtgctgctgacaaacctgatcagggggaacctgcttccctctgctcacctctggataaccacacgacctgcagcagccaatcagatccctcctgagtgtgttgacatggtgacagaggtcagagggttcactgacccacagaaggaggagtactttaggaagaggttcagagatgaagaacagaccagaagaatcatctcccacatcaagacatcacgaagcctccacatcatgtgtcacatcccagtcttctgctggatcactgctacagttctggaggatgtgttgaaaaccagagagggaggagagctgcccaagaccgtgactgagatgtacatccacttcctggtggttcagtccaaagtgaagaacatcaagtatgatggaggagctgggacagatccacactggagtccagagagcaggaagatgattgagtctctgggaaaactggcttttgagcagctgcagaaaggaaacctgatcttctatgaatccgacctgacagagtgtggtatcgatatcagagcagcctcagtgtactcaggagtgttcacacagatctttaaagaggagagaggactgtaccaggacaaggtgttctgcttcatccatctgagtgttcaggagtttctggctgctcttcatgtccatctgaccttcatcaactctggagtcaatctgctgtctgcaCAACAATCAACACATCAGGAGTCTGAAACAAGAGAAGACAAATGTGTCGAGACAAATTTctaccagagtgctgtggacgAGGccttacagagtccaaatggacacctggacttgttccTCCGCTTCCTCCttggtctttcactgcagaccaatcagacacTCCTACAAGGTCTCCTGACCCAGACAGGAAGTGGATCACAgaccaatcaggaaacagtccagtacatcaagaagaagatcagtgAGAATCTccctgcagagaaaagcatcaacctgtttcACTGTctaaatgaactgaatgatggttctctagtggaggagatccaacagtacctgagaTCACGATATCTCTCCAGGCAGGATCTCTCTCATACTGATTGGTCAACTCTGGTCTccatcttactgtcatcagaaaaacatctgcacgtgtttgacctgaagaaatactctgcttcagaagaggctcttctgaggctgctgccagtggtcGAAGCCTCCAAGAAAGCTCT ACTCAGTGGCTGTAACCtcacagagagaagctgtaaaGCCCTTTCTTCAGTTCTCTCCTCCCAGTCCTCTtgtctgagagaactggatctaagtaacaacaacctgcaggattcaggaatCGGGCTGCTGTCTGATGGACTGAAGAGTCCagactgtaaactggaaactctcag ACTatcaggctgtctgatcacagaggaaggctgtgttTCTCTGGcatcagctctgagctccaacccctcccatcttagagaactggacctgagctacaatcatccaggagagtCGGGAGcgaagctgctgtctgctggactggacaATCTCAG GGTAGAGCCTGTTGGAGTCCGTTGGATGAGACCAGGTCTAAGGAAGT atttctgtcaactcacaatcgacacaaacacagtgaacagaaaactacgactgaCTGACAACAACAGAAGGGTGACACATGCaaaggaggatcagtcatatcctgatcatccagacagatttgtcGACtggcctcagctgctgtgtagaaATGGTCTGATTGCTCGCTTTTACTGGGAGGTTGAGTGGAGCGGAGTGGTTGATATAACAGTGAGTTACAGAcgaatcagaaggagaggaaacagaactGACAACAGGTTTGGATTGAatgatcagtcctggagtctgttCTGCTCTGATGGCCGTTACTCTGTCTGGCACAACAACAGGCAAAcgctcatctcctcctcctcctcctcctctggtagagtatcagtgtatgtggactgtcctgctgggactctgtccttctacagagtctcctctgaccaactgatccacctccacaccttcaacaccacattcactgagcCTCTGtatcctgggtttgggttcTGGTTAGACTCTGGTTCATCGGTGTCTCTATGTTCTCTGTAG
- the dlk2 gene encoding protein delta homolog 2 isoform X2, with amino-acid sequence MSAGRDAAILLLSCCVHFVFVVPSCAGQESDCSCNITNSRCDEFGVCRCDPGWDGEQCERCVPTPGCLHGSCQQPWQCSCEPGWGGRFCDKDLLVCSEQQPCHNGATCVMEDSGDYTCLCPAGFHGKDCQLKTGPCHQRRTPCKNGGLCEDADGFAAELTCRCLAGFTGPRCETDVDDCVMKPCANGATCLDGTNRFSCLCPTGFTGRFCTVNVDDCASRPCLNAGRCLDRAGGFRCICRPGFTGTSCETPLGDVGKPPRTTGNSSHHGDRPLKVTVSERSTARLSEMQLILLLVLAGLTLGAVVLTAALVLQGHCRNCGTAPCWSSSSSQRGQTSVQRAQQDECHFLNAAEPEKKKLNTVVM; translated from the exons aaAGCGACTGCAGCTGTAACATCACCAACAGCCGCTGTGATGAGTTCGGAGTCTGCAG ATGTGACCCTGGCTGGGACGGGGAGCAGTGTGAGCGCTGTGTGCCGACGCCCGGCTGTCTGCACGGGTCCTGTCAGCAGCCGTGGCAGTGCAGCTGTGAGCCGGGCTGGGGGGGCCGCTTCTGTGACAAAG ACCTGTTAGTGTGCTCGGAGCAGCAGCCGTGTCACAACGGAGCTACCTGTGTGATGGAGGACAGCGGGGACTACACCTGTCTGTGTCCTGCAGGTTTTCACGGCAAAGACTGTCAGCTGAAGACCGGACCCTGTCACCAGAGGAG GACTCCCTGTAAGAATGGCGGTCTGTGTGAGGACGCTGATGGTTTTGCAGCCGAGCTGACGTGTCGCTGTCTCGCAGGCTTTACCGGGCCGCGCTGTGAGACCGACGTGGACGACTGTGTGATGAAGCCGTGTGCTAACGGCGCCACCTGCCTGGACGGCACCAACCGCTTCTCGTGTCTCTGCCCCACCGGCTTCACCGGACGCTTTTGCACCGTTAACGTGGACGACTGCGCCAGCAGGCCGTGCCTCAACGCCGGCCGCTGCCTCGACCGCGCCGGCGGCTTCCGTTGCATCTGTCGACCGGGCTTCACCGGAACCAGCTGTGAGACGCCGCTGGGGGACGTCGGAAAACCCCCGAGGACTACCGGTAACAGCAGTCACCATGGCGACCGTCCGTTGAAGGTGACGGTGAGCGAGCGCAGCACCGCCCGCCTGTCGGAGATGCAGCTCATCCTCCTGCTGGTGCTGGCGGGGCTGACGCTGGGGGCGGTGGTGCTGACCGCTGCCCTCGTACTGCAGGGTCACTGCAGGAACTGTGGAACGGCCCCCTGCTGGTCGTCATCTTCATCACAACGAGGACAGACGAGCGTCCAGCGAGCGCAGCAAGACGAGTGTCACTTCCTGAACGCTGCagaaccagagaagaagaaactcaACACGGTGGTCATGTAG
- the dlk2 gene encoding protein delta homolog 2 isoform X1: protein MSHQRLKTLQMSQQLNHTVDTVKTHTQLLPEDPDPDVNRLRQHIIISYNPPTMHCSQRLYCFYFICFLSLMCPVLLPPPAESDCSCNITNSRCDEFGVCRCDPGWDGEQCERCVPTPGCLHGSCQQPWQCSCEPGWGGRFCDKDLLVCSEQQPCHNGATCVMEDSGDYTCLCPAGFHGKDCQLKTGPCHQRRTPCKNGGLCEDADGFAAELTCRCLAGFTGPRCETDVDDCVMKPCANGATCLDGTNRFSCLCPTGFTGRFCTVNVDDCASRPCLNAGRCLDRAGGFRCICRPGFTGTSCETPLGDVGKPPRTTGNSSHHGDRPLKVTVSERSTARLSEMQLILLLVLAGLTLGAVVLTAALVLQGHCRNCGTAPCWSSSSSQRGQTSVQRAQQDECHFLNAAEPEKKKLNTVVM from the exons ATGTCTCACCAGAGACTTAAAACACTCCAAATGTCCCAACAGCTGAACCACACAGTggacacagtaaaaacacacacacagctcctcccCGAGGATCCAGACCCTGATGTGAATAGGCTCAGGCAGCATATAATCATATCATATAATcctcccacaatgcactgctcTCAAAGACTctactgcttttattttatctgcttCCTGTCTCTGATGTGCCCcgttcttcttcctcctcctgcagaaAGCGACTGCAGCTGTAACATCACCAACAGCCGCTGTGATGAGTTCGGAGTCTGCAG ATGTGACCCTGGCTGGGACGGGGAGCAGTGTGAGCGCTGTGTGCCGACGCCCGGCTGTCTGCACGGGTCCTGTCAGCAGCCGTGGCAGTGCAGCTGTGAGCCGGGCTGGGGGGGCCGCTTCTGTGACAAAG ACCTGTTAGTGTGCTCGGAGCAGCAGCCGTGTCACAACGGAGCTACCTGTGTGATGGAGGACAGCGGGGACTACACCTGTCTGTGTCCTGCAGGTTTTCACGGCAAAGACTGTCAGCTGAAGACCGGACCCTGTCACCAGAGGAG GACTCCCTGTAAGAATGGCGGTCTGTGTGAGGACGCTGATGGTTTTGCAGCCGAGCTGACGTGTCGCTGTCTCGCAGGCTTTACCGGGCCGCGCTGTGAGACCGACGTGGACGACTGTGTGATGAAGCCGTGTGCTAACGGCGCCACCTGCCTGGACGGCACCAACCGCTTCTCGTGTCTCTGCCCCACCGGCTTCACCGGACGCTTTTGCACCGTTAACGTGGACGACTGCGCCAGCAGGCCGTGCCTCAACGCCGGCCGCTGCCTCGACCGCGCCGGCGGCTTCCGTTGCATCTGTCGACCGGGCTTCACCGGAACCAGCTGTGAGACGCCGCTGGGGGACGTCGGAAAACCCCCGAGGACTACCGGTAACAGCAGTCACCATGGCGACCGTCCGTTGAAGGTGACGGTGAGCGAGCGCAGCACCGCCCGCCTGTCGGAGATGCAGCTCATCCTCCTGCTGGTGCTGGCGGGGCTGACGCTGGGGGCGGTGGTGCTGACCGCTGCCCTCGTACTGCAGGGTCACTGCAGGAACTGTGGAACGGCCCCCTGCTGGTCGTCATCTTCATCACAACGAGGACAGACGAGCGTCCAGCGAGCGCAGCAAGACGAGTGTCACTTCCTGAACGCTGCagaaccagagaagaagaaactcaACACGGTGGTCATGTAG